The following are from one region of the Halolamina litorea genome:
- a CDS encoding AAA family ATPase, which produces MVEALTVASGKGGVGKTTSTLALGMALADEYDVTVVDADTGMANLCFHTGLADADTTLQDLLLADADAAVEDAVYERFGLSLVPCGTSLAAFREADPTRLREVVAELAADTDVLLLDSAAALGSQSAILPLVLADRTVVVLQPTIPSLSDGLKVQEYARSYGTETAGVLFNRVQDDEAIDRVAEQAAQYFGGPTLATVPESDAARAARRAGEPLLAYAPDSAAAAAYRRAADRLEIHDGDEDAVADRFRSAVIPESP; this is translated from the coding sequence ATGGTCGAAGCGCTGACGGTCGCGAGCGGCAAGGGCGGGGTCGGGAAGACCACCAGCACGCTCGCGCTGGGGATGGCCCTCGCCGACGAGTACGACGTGACCGTCGTCGACGCCGACACCGGGATGGCGAACCTCTGTTTCCACACCGGGCTCGCCGACGCCGACACCACCCTGCAGGACCTCTTGCTCGCCGATGCCGACGCCGCCGTCGAGGACGCCGTCTACGAGCGGTTCGGTCTCTCGCTGGTTCCCTGTGGTACCTCGCTGGCGGCGTTCCGCGAGGCCGACCCGACCCGCTTGCGGGAGGTCGTCGCCGAACTGGCGGCCGACACGGACGTGCTGCTGCTCGACTCCGCCGCCGCCCTCGGGTCGCAGTCGGCGATCCTCCCGCTCGTTCTCGCCGACCGGACCGTGGTGGTGCTCCAGCCGACGATCCCCTCGCTCTCGGACGGCCTGAAGGTACAGGAGTACGCCCGCTCCTACGGCACCGAGACCGCGGGGGTGCTGTTCAACCGCGTGCAGGACGACGAGGCCATCGACCGCGTCGCCGAGCAGGCAGCGCAGTACTTCGGCGGGCCGACGCTGGCGACGGTCCCCGAGAGCGACGCCGCGCGTGCGGCCCGCCGGGCGGGCGAACCCCTCCTCGCGTACGCGCCCGACTCCGCCGCCGCCGCCGCCTACCGCCGTGCAGCGGATCGGCTGGAGATCCACGACGGCGACGAGGACGCCGTCGCGGACCGCTTCCGCTCGGCGGTGATCCCCGAGTCGCCATGA
- a CDS encoding SOUL family heme-binding protein: protein MVSRKTLAAGTLALAGVAFVGRRYLQDRTTPEVDYETVARVDGVEIRRYPPTVVVETVAPSQNQAFRRLFEYISGANRGATEVSMTAPVESEAGRDGGESVSMTAPVESESVSMTAPVESDREGDGVRMAFFLPAEYDYDTAPRPTDESVRLVERPGRTVAVLAFSWWATDGRVERKTEALRSALAGADEPIEPIGDPFLMRYEGPLVPPFLRTNEVAVEVRRTSST from the coding sequence ATGGTTTCACGCAAAACGCTCGCCGCCGGCACCCTCGCTCTCGCCGGTGTCGCGTTCGTCGGTCGACGCTACCTGCAGGACCGGACGACCCCCGAGGTCGACTACGAGACGGTCGCACGGGTCGACGGCGTCGAGATCCGACGCTACCCCCCGACCGTCGTGGTCGAGACCGTCGCGCCCTCCCAGAACCAAGCGTTCAGGCGCCTGTTCGAGTACATCTCGGGAGCGAACCGCGGCGCGACCGAGGTGTCGATGACCGCACCCGTCGAGAGCGAGGCGGGACGCGACGGCGGCGAATCGGTGTCGATGACGGCCCCGGTCGAGTCCGAGTCCGTCTCGATGACCGCACCCGTCGAGTCCGACCGGGAGGGTGACGGCGTCCGGATGGCGTTTTTCCTCCCGGCGGAGTACGACTACGACACCGCGCCGCGACCGACCGACGAGTCCGTCCGCCTCGTGGAACGACCGGGTCGGACCGTCGCCGTCCTCGCGTTCTCGTGGTGGGCGACCGACGGCCGCGTCGAACGCAAGACTGAGGCGCTTCGTTCGGCACTCGCCGGTGCCGACGAACCCATCGAACCGATCGGCGACCCGTTCCTCATGCGCTACGAGGGGCCGTTGGTGCCCCCGTTCCTGCGGACCAACGAGGTGGCAGTGGAAGTACGGCGGACCAGTTCGACCTGA
- a CDS encoding dipeptidase codes for MTPIIDGHNDTLLAATSDRPGGAFLADAEQPDGDLDLRRAEEAGLAAGIFAAFVPNESQPENWSDLPPAVEQERAARIVDEQFRTLHEWADATDRFRVIGDIDDLDACLDGDAVGGVPHIEGASAVEPDLVNLESLYETGLRSLGLVWSRPNAFAHGVPFEHDATPDIGPGLTEAGFSLVAACEERGIVVDLAHLNAAGFWDVAGTVDAPLVVSHAGAHAIAPASRNLTDEQLDAVAASGGLVGCTFGTAHLRPDGQRGKDAPLSTLLDHVEHFADRMGVEHVALGSDFDGAFVPEDVGDVTGLRDVLDGLEARGFTRDDREAIAYGNWRRVLEEWWD; via the coding sequence GTGACACCCATCATCGACGGCCACAACGACACCCTGCTCGCGGCCACGAGCGACCGCCCGGGCGGGGCGTTCCTCGCGGACGCCGAGCAGCCGGACGGGGATCTCGACCTCCGCCGAGCAGAGGAGGCGGGCCTCGCGGCCGGGATCTTCGCGGCGTTCGTCCCGAACGAGTCCCAACCCGAGAACTGGAGCGACCTCCCACCGGCGGTCGAACAGGAGCGCGCCGCGCGGATCGTCGACGAGCAGTTCCGCACCCTCCACGAGTGGGCCGACGCGACCGACCGCTTCCGCGTGATCGGCGATATCGACGACCTCGACGCCTGTCTCGACGGCGACGCGGTAGGCGGGGTGCCCCACATCGAGGGGGCCAGCGCCGTCGAGCCGGACCTCGTAAACCTCGAATCGCTATACGAAACGGGGCTCAGATCGCTCGGACTCGTCTGGTCCCGCCCGAACGCCTTCGCACACGGCGTCCCCTTCGAGCACGACGCCACGCCGGACATCGGGCCGGGGCTGACCGAGGCCGGGTTCAGCCTCGTGGCGGCCTGCGAGGAGCGCGGCATCGTCGTCGACCTCGCACACCTGAACGCCGCGGGGTTCTGGGACGTGGCGGGGACCGTCGACGCGCCGCTGGTGGTCTCCCACGCCGGCGCGCACGCGATTGCGCCCGCCTCGCGGAACCTCACCGACGAGCAGTTGGACGCTGTCGCCGCAAGCGGCGGGCTGGTGGGCTGTACGTTCGGGACGGCACACCTGCGACCTGACGGCCAACGCGGGAAGGACGCCCCGCTCTCGACGCTACTCGATCACGTCGAACACTTCGCCGACCGGATGGGCGTCGAACACGTCGCGCTCGGGTCGGACTTCGACGGCGCCTTCGTCCCGGAAGACGTCGGCGACGTGACGGGGCTCCGGGACGTACTCGATGGGCTGGAAGCTCGTGGCTTCACGCGAGACGATCGGGAAGCGATCGCGTACGGGAACTGGCGACGGGTGCTGGAGGAGTGGTGGGACTGA
- a CDS encoding uracil-DNA glycosylase, whose product MNASDGLCVESCERCPALVESRSRIVNGVGPADADLLFLGEAPGKHEDEGGEPFVGRSGDVLDEALRDAGLARSDVRITNCVRCRPPDNRDPHKEELSNCRGYLESEIAAVEPELVVTMGKVPSEHLLDRSVAVTKEAGEVHDARIGERSQRVLLSVHPAATLYDASQRDTFSDAIARAAELAGVAEGESGQSRLGDY is encoded by the coding sequence ATGAACGCGAGCGACGGCCTCTGTGTGGAGTCCTGCGAGCGCTGCCCGGCGCTCGTCGAGTCCCGGAGCCGCATCGTCAACGGCGTCGGCCCCGCGGACGCCGACCTGCTCTTTCTCGGCGAGGCGCCGGGGAAACACGAGGACGAGGGCGGCGAGCCGTTCGTCGGCCGCTCGGGCGACGTGCTCGACGAGGCGCTGCGCGACGCCGGACTCGCGCGCTCGGACGTGCGGATCACCAACTGCGTGCGCTGCCGGCCGCCGGACAACCGCGACCCCCACAAGGAGGAGCTCTCGAACTGCCGGGGCTACCTCGAGAGCGAGATCGCCGCCGTCGAGCCGGAACTGGTGGTCACGATGGGGAAAGTCCCGAGCGAGCACCTGCTCGACCGCTCGGTTGCCGTGACGAAGGAGGCCGGCGAGGTCCACGACGCCCGCATCGGCGAGCGCTCCCAGCGCGTGCTGCTCTCGGTTCACCCCGCCGCGACACTGTACGACGCCTCCCAACGCGACACGTTCTCGGACGCCATCGCCCGCGCGGCGGAGCTCGCAGGGGTTGCGGAGGGTGAGAGCGGGCAGTCACGGCTCGGCGACTACTGA
- a CDS encoding class I SAM-dependent methyltransferase, translated as MSDPHGRAIRDFHRGEQTEPLLDRDGDETREHAVEEYYFGERTPESWFEPRVDGALLDMGAGAGRDALYFQDRVETVAIDPSEHLVETMRDRGVDDARVGDMFALREQFDRDRFDAALSIGSQLQLATTDHALRQFLADLAFVTTDDATAMVDGYDPGRAVEAGVFAVRDDPDPGLAHRVFHCEYEGDVGRTLLFRLFGVDRLEAATVGTPWAVIDAIEGPHDDDGDGVMWRALLEKRQ; from the coding sequence ATGAGCGACCCCCACGGTCGGGCGATCCGTGACTTCCACCGCGGCGAGCAGACCGAGCCCTTACTCGACCGGGACGGCGACGAGACCCGCGAGCACGCGGTCGAGGAGTACTACTTCGGCGAGCGCACCCCCGAGTCGTGGTTCGAACCGCGGGTCGACGGGGCGCTGCTGGACATGGGTGCCGGCGCCGGCCGTGACGCGCTCTACTTCCAAGACCGGGTGGAGACCGTGGCCATCGACCCCAGCGAGCACCTCGTCGAGACGATGCGCGACCGCGGCGTCGACGACGCCCGGGTCGGCGACATGTTCGCGCTCCGGGAGCAGTTCGACCGCGACCGCTTCGACGCCGCGCTCTCGATCGGGTCACAGCTCCAACTGGCCACCACCGACCACGCGCTCCGGCAGTTCCTCGCGGACCTCGCGTTCGTCACCACCGACGACGCGACGGCGATGGTCGACGGCTACGACCCCGGACGAGCCGTCGAGGCGGGGGTGTTCGCCGTTCGGGATGACCCCGACCCGGGGTTGGCTCACCGCGTGTTCCACTGCGAGTACGAAGGTGACGTGGGCCGGACGCTGCTGTTCCGCCTGTTCGGCGTCGACCGGCTCGAAGCGGCGACCGTCGGCACACCGTGGGCGGTCATCGACGCCATCGAGGGGCCACACGACGACGACGGCGACGGGGTGATGTGGCGGGCGCTGTTGGAGAAACGTCAGTAG
- a CDS encoding ABC transporter substrate-binding protein has translation MSRDNDPHEIDRRPFGRRRFIATTGVGVAGVGLAGCTGGGGGDGDGDTTDDQPEETYTTSDPGEVTEGGRLVWAHSEQMIDNDIHLTSGESSYRVLSNVHEPLIGLNRDLELTTDPDAAQAGLASDWEASDDLLTYTFTLREGIMAHNGTELTAADVKYSFDRIRDPENGANNQFIFKKVASTEAVDDYTFRFTLGERFRRFIAYLAFYSSAIIPEGTGPDQEANPIGYGPFQWESRSVGESVIMNAFDDYWNDGPYVDTLEQRTATDPNARLTSVQTGDADITNDVPLPQISEVVGNDGDEINTKTWNPLCVGFILFNNAEPPFDDQNFRQAIDFAIDKQEIVDGALYGHGVPTESGILPPSKFRNEDLERRGPDVEAAQERFEASQYDPAEFELDFMVSPNYPWHVDAAQIMQQMLSQAGLTVNIEQVQWNEWFNRAFGGDYTITFVNWFEGWDPSYWLRNVMYSDGAYNMLNYASDDFDAALDNAATADTEEQAVEFYKEAQAIRHEESPIVPVWFREGALAAKQNVRGLASLPNPDNSLFRFEEVWLND, from the coding sequence ATGAGTCGTGATAACGACCCACACGAAATCGACCGGAGACCGTTCGGGCGCCGACGGTTCATCGCGACCACTGGGGTCGGCGTTGCGGGGGTCGGCCTCGCAGGCTGTACCGGCGGTGGCGGCGGTGACGGCGACGGCGACACCACCGACGACCAGCCCGAGGAGACGTACACCACCTCCGATCCCGGCGAGGTAACCGAGGGCGGGCGGCTGGTTTGGGCCCACTCCGAGCAGATGATCGACAACGACATCCATCTCACCTCGGGGGAGTCCTCCTACCGCGTGCTCTCGAACGTCCACGAGCCGCTGATCGGCCTGAACCGTGACCTCGAACTCACCACGGACCCCGACGCCGCACAGGCGGGCCTTGCCAGCGACTGGGAGGCCAGCGACGACCTGCTGACGTACACCTTCACGCTCCGCGAGGGGATCATGGCCCACAACGGGACCGAACTCACCGCCGCGGACGTGAAGTACAGCTTCGACCGCATCCGCGACCCCGAGAACGGGGCGAACAACCAGTTCATCTTCAAGAAGGTCGCGAGCACCGAGGCCGTCGACGACTACACGTTCCGGTTCACGCTGGGCGAGCGCTTCCGTCGGTTCATCGCCTACCTCGCGTTCTACTCCTCGGCGATCATCCCTGAGGGGACCGGTCCGGACCAGGAGGCGAACCCGATCGGCTACGGCCCGTTCCAGTGGGAATCGCGCTCGGTCGGCGAGAGCGTCATCATGAACGCGTTCGACGACTACTGGAACGACGGCCCGTACGTCGACACGCTGGAACAGCGGACGGCGACCGACCCCAACGCCCGCCTCACGAGCGTCCAGACCGGCGACGCCGACATCACCAACGACGTGCCGCTGCCACAGATCTCCGAGGTGGTGGGCAACGACGGTGACGAGATCAACACCAAGACCTGGAACCCGCTCTGTGTGGGGTTCATCCTGTTCAACAACGCCGAACCGCCGTTCGACGACCAGAACTTCCGACAGGCGATCGACTTCGCCATCGACAAACAGGAGATCGTCGACGGCGCGCTTTACGGCCACGGCGTGCCCACGGAGTCGGGTATCCTCCCGCCGAGCAAGTTCCGCAACGAGGACCTCGAACGCCGCGGCCCCGACGTGGAGGCGGCACAGGAGCGCTTCGAGGCCTCCCAGTACGACCCCGCGGAGTTCGAACTGGACTTCATGGTCAGCCCGAACTACCCGTGGCACGTCGACGCCGCCCAGATCATGCAGCAGATGCTGTCGCAGGCGGGGCTGACGGTCAACATCGAGCAGGTCCAGTGGAACGAGTGGTTCAACCGCGCGTTCGGCGGCGACTACACCATCACCTTCGTCAACTGGTTCGAGGGGTGGGACCCCTCCTACTGGCTGCGCAACGTGATGTACTCCGATGGGGCGTACAACATGCTGAACTACGCCAGCGACGACTTCGACGCGGCGCTCGACAACGCGGCCACCGCCGACACCGAGGAGCAGGCCGTCGAGTTCTACAAGGAGGCTCAGGCGATCCGCCACGAGGAGTCGCCCATCGTCCCGGTCTGGTTCCGTGAGGGCGCGCTCGCGGCCAAGCAGAACGTCCGCGGCCTGGCGTCGTTGCCCAACCCCGACAACTCCCTGTTCCGGTTCGAGGAAGTCTGGCTGAACGACTGA
- a CDS encoding ABC transporter permease, producing the protein MLRRLSQVAARRLALMALSLTAVSIITFAAINVLPGDVALMILGQQASEERLMFVREQLGLNRPLWVRYLDWAGSMLTGDLGASYYYTESVQALITQRLPKTAFLAFSAIAIAVSLSIPLGILAALHENERIDLFASLTAFAGLSLPNFFWGMVLILVFAQYLDIFPPSGYTSPLVDPIGAVASVVLPASALAFGLMAHIMRMTRSSLLEELRAGYVQLGRMKGMSERAIVFRHALRNAFLPVLTVIGFQLAYLFGGVVIIEEVFSYPGLGRLLFNAVLQRDVPVLQTVVLIFAAITMLSNLTVDLLYAVFDPRIGSGGGD; encoded by the coding sequence ATGCTGCGGAGACTGTCCCAGGTGGCCGCCCGGCGGCTGGCGCTGATGGCGCTGTCGTTGACGGCCGTCTCGATCATCACGTTCGCCGCGATCAACGTCCTGCCGGGCGACGTGGCGTTGATGATCCTCGGCCAGCAGGCAAGCGAGGAGCGACTGATGTTCGTCCGGGAACAGCTCGGGCTCAACCGACCGCTGTGGGTGCGCTACCTCGACTGGGCCGGCAGCATGCTGACCGGCGACTTGGGCGCGTCGTACTACTACACCGAGTCGGTACAGGCCCTGATCACTCAGCGGCTGCCCAAGACGGCGTTCTTGGCGTTCTCGGCCATCGCTATCGCGGTCAGCCTGTCCATCCCGCTGGGTATCCTCGCCGCGCTCCACGAGAACGAGCGCATCGACCTGTTCGCCAGCCTCACCGCGTTCGCCGGGCTGTCGCTGCCCAACTTCTTCTGGGGGATGGTGCTCATTCTGGTGTTCGCCCAATACCTCGACATCTTCCCGCCATCCGGCTACACCAGCCCGTTGGTCGATCCGATCGGCGCGGTGGCGAGCGTCGTGCTCCCCGCGTCGGCGCTCGCGTTCGGGCTGATGGCCCACATCATGCGGATGACTCGCTCCTCGCTGCTGGAGGAACTCCGGGCGGGCTACGTCCAACTCGGCCGGATGAAGGGGATGTCAGAGCGCGCCATCGTCTTCCGCCACGCGCTGCGGAACGCCTTCCTCCCGGTGCTGACCGTGATCGGCTTCCAACTCGCGTACCTGTTCGGCGGCGTCGTCATCATCGAGGAGGTGTTCTCCTACCCCGGTCTGGGTCGACTGCTGTTCAACGCCGTGCTCCAGCGGGACGTGCCGGTGTTACAGACGGTCGTGTTGATCTTCGCGGCCATCACGATGCTGAGCAACCTCACCGTCGACCTGCTGTACGCGGTGTTCGACCCGCGGATCGGGAGCGGGGGTGGTGACTGA
- a CDS encoding ABC transporter permease, giving the protein MAAETADGRDGFISEPRRRQLADLFKRYRANTKAVLGSAIVAALVLTAAFGPVFVSREAAIQITVTERFLAPSLAHPMGTDNLGRDMFMRVILGAQTSLYIGVLSVGIALALGVPLGAIAGYDTGYLDDAIMRVMDILMSYPPLVFALMITAVIGGSLTNALIALGIVYTPSFARVTRSEVVSVVEEDFVEAAKAIGERDSYIVFSEVLPNALAPVIVQATITMAYAILTAAGLSFLGLGVQPPTPAWGLMISGARQYLVQAPWMAVFPGIAIAITVLGFNLFGDGLRDVLDPTLKNDR; this is encoded by the coding sequence ATGGCCGCTGAAACCGCCGACGGCCGCGACGGCTTCATCAGCGAGCCCCGCCGCCGCCAACTCGCGGACCTGTTCAAGCGCTACCGGGCCAACACCAAGGCGGTGCTTGGCTCGGCTATCGTCGCCGCGCTCGTGTTGACGGCGGCGTTCGGCCCGGTGTTCGTCTCCCGGGAGGCGGCGATCCAGATCACGGTGACCGAGCGCTTCCTCGCGCCGTCGCTGGCCCACCCGATGGGGACGGACAACCTCGGCCGGGACATGTTCATGCGGGTCATCCTCGGCGCACAGACGAGCCTCTACATCGGCGTCCTCAGCGTCGGCATCGCGCTCGCGCTGGGCGTGCCGCTGGGCGCCATCGCCGGCTACGACACGGGCTACCTCGACGACGCCATCATGCGGGTGATGGACATCCTGATGAGCTACCCACCGCTCGTGTTCGCGCTGATGATCACCGCCGTGATCGGCGGCAGCCTCACCAACGCGCTGATCGCGCTGGGCATCGTCTACACGCCCTCCTTCGCCCGCGTCACCCGGAGCGAGGTGGTCTCCGTGGTCGAGGAGGACTTCGTCGAGGCCGCGAAGGCCATCGGCGAGCGCGACAGCTACATCGTGTTCTCCGAGGTGCTCCCCAACGCCCTCGCGCCGGTGATCGTACAGGCCACGATCACGATGGCGTACGCCATCCTGACGGCGGCCGGCCTCTCGTTCCTGGGGCTGGGCGTCCAGCCGCCCACGCCCGCGTGGGGGCTGATGATCAGCGGGGCGCGACAGTACCTCGTGCAGGCGCCGTGGATGGCGGTGTTCCCGGGTATCGCCATCGCGATCACCGTACTCGGCTTCAACCTCTTCGGGGACGGTCTCCGCGACGTGCTCGATCCGACTCTCAAAAATGACCGATAG
- a CDS encoding ABC transporter ATP-binding protein: MTDSSTDATGPATARAGNTHGATDSVDDEATAVEGRGDRLLTVRDLTTEFRAEEGIVRAVDGVDFHIDAGEIVGLVGESGAGKSATARSVLRLIESPGEIVDGEVRFDGEDVLEMSESELRAFRGSRTGMVFQDPSSTLNPTMRIGRQVAEAVAEYRDASAGEVREEAVGLLDRVGIPNAAARFDDYPHEFSGGQKQRIVIAIAIACQPDLLVADEPTTALDVTIQAQILELLQELGRDLGMSVLFITHDLGVVRELCDRVAIMYAGSIIETGAVEPLFTDPRHPYTKGLLQSIPAIDAADGDRLRSIEGSMPDLTEGFQGCKYAPRCPAATDACLEAHPPLEPIHDGREVACIHHDRTAELDYRTETEVASLSWTADARSTDDGEEALMAVSDLKKHFDTGGLLDSVFGETEPVRAVDGIDLSVAAGETVGLVGESGCGKSTAARSMLRLLEPTSGRIVYRGSDLTTLSDAEMRSLRRNLQIVFQDPTSSLNPRRTVRRIIERPIELHDLAPEGERAERVRELIRAVGLEERHLDRYPHELSGGQQQRIGIARALAVNPEVIVLDEPVSGLDVSVQAQILNLLTDLQDELGLGYVLISHDLSVVRHVCDRIAVMYLGEIAEHGSTETVFSDPYHPYTEALLSSVPGRTETGLADRIVLEGDVPDPSNVPSGCRFHPRCPRKIGEVCETRTPEAHENGDGAIACHLMEEEYADEVDWDGGAP; the protein is encoded by the coding sequence ATGACCGATAGTTCAACCGACGCGACAGGACCGGCGACCGCGCGAGCGGGCAACACCCACGGAGCGACCGACTCGGTCGACGACGAGGCGACGGCGGTCGAGGGGCGGGGCGATCGGCTGCTCACCGTCCGCGACCTCACCACCGAGTTCCGGGCCGAGGAGGGCATCGTCCGCGCCGTCGACGGCGTCGACTTCCACATCGACGCGGGCGAGATCGTCGGCCTCGTCGGCGAGTCCGGCGCGGGCAAGAGCGCGACCGCACGGAGCGTGCTCCGTCTGATCGAGTCGCCCGGCGAGATCGTCGACGGCGAGGTGCGCTTCGACGGCGAGGACGTCCTCGAGATGTCCGAGAGCGAACTCAGGGCGTTCCGGGGCTCGCGAACCGGGATGGTGTTTCAGGACCCCTCGTCGACGTTGAACCCCACCATGCGCATCGGCCGGCAGGTCGCGGAGGCGGTCGCCGAGTACCGCGACGCCAGCGCGGGGGAGGTCCGTGAGGAGGCGGTCGGCCTGCTCGATCGGGTCGGCATCCCGAACGCCGCGGCGCGGTTCGACGACTACCCCCACGAGTTCTCGGGCGGACAGAAACAGCGCATCGTCATCGCCATCGCCATCGCGTGTCAGCCGGACCTGCTGGTGGCCGACGAGCCGACGACCGCCCTCGACGTGACGATCCAGGCCCAGATCCTCGAACTGCTCCAGGAACTCGGCCGGGACCTCGGGATGAGCGTGCTGTTCATCACCCACGACCTCGGGGTGGTTCGGGAGCTGTGTGACCGTGTGGCCATCATGTACGCCGGCAGCATCATCGAGACCGGGGCGGTCGAGCCGCTGTTCACCGACCCGCGTCACCCCTACACCAAGGGGCTGCTCCAGAGCATCCCCGCCATCGACGCCGCCGACGGGGACCGGCTTCGGTCCATCGAGGGGTCGATGCCGGACCTCACCGAGGGGTTCCAGGGCTGTAAGTACGCGCCGCGGTGTCCCGCCGCGACGGATGCGTGCTTGGAGGCCCACCCGCCGCTCGAACCGATCCACGACGGGCGGGAGGTCGCCTGCATCCACCACGACCGGACCGCCGAGCTCGATTACCGTACCGAGACCGAGGTGGCCTCGCTCTCTTGGACCGCGGACGCCCGATCGACTGACGACGGCGAGGAGGCGCTGATGGCGGTCTCCGACCTGAAGAAACACTTCGACACCGGCGGGCTGCTCGACTCGGTTTTCGGGGAAACGGAGCCGGTCCGTGCCGTCGACGGCATCGACCTCTCCGTCGCCGCCGGCGAGACGGTCGGGCTGGTCGGCGAGTCGGGCTGTGGGAAATCGACGGCCGCGCGGTCGATGCTCCGGCTGCTCGAACCCACCTCGGGCCGGATCGTCTACCGCGGCAGCGACCTCACGACGCTGTCGGACGCGGAGATGCGGTCGCTCCGGCGGAACCTCCAGATCGTGTTTCAGGACCCGACCTCGAGTTTGAACCCCCGACGGACGGTTCGGCGCATCATCGAACGGCCGATCGAACTCCACGACCTCGCCCCCGAGGGCGAACGGGCCGAACGGGTGCGCGAACTCATCCGCGCGGTCGGCCTCGAGGAGCGCCACCTCGACCGCTACCCCCACGAACTCTCGGGCGGCCAGCAACAGCGCATCGGGATCGCCCGGGCGCTCGCAGTCAACCCCGAGGTGATCGTGCTCGACGAACCGGTCAGCGGCCTCGACGTGTCCGTACAGGCCCAGATCCTGAACCTCCTGACCGACCTGCAGGACGAACTGGGGCTGGGCTACGTGCTGATCAGCCACGACCTCTCGGTCGTCAGGCACGTCTGTGACCGGATCGCGGTGATGTACCTGGGCGAGATCGCCGAACACGGCTCGACCGAGACGGTGTTCTCGGACCCCTACCACCCCTACACCGAGGCGCTGCTCTCCTCGGTGCCGGGCCGGACAGAAACGGGGCTGGCCGACCGCATCGTCCTCGAAGGGGACGTGCCGGACCCGTCGAACGTCCCCAGCGGCTGCCGGTTCCACCCGCGCTGTCCCCGGAAGATCGGCGAGGTGTGTGAGACCCGCACTCCCGAGGCCCACGAGAACGGCGACGGCGCCATCGCCTGTCACCTCATGGAGGAGGAGTACGCCGACGAAGTCGACTGGGACGGCGGCGCGCCCTGA